A window from Enterocloster bolteae encodes these proteins:
- a CDS encoding glycosyl hydrolase family 18 protein, producing MDKRKTGIFLLIFLLGLIAGFLLSSAVRGHAAADTSGSRISGRQENVPLITTGEDSALPASPEQAAVSISAPQAILTSGPSYPEWDKNTTYTGGDQVVCGGKIYIARWWTLGELPGQADVWEAAPQTPPPADSQAAPKAGASSPVKVVGYYPDWKSYQPQKLQMDVLTHIAYAFAIPTPDSRLLPLENPETAVRLIEDAHKNQVKVLLAVGGWSYNGAELEPVFVSATSTSEKTRQLGNEILAMCNEYGFDGVDMDWEHPRVDGPSKDQYQELILYLADALHAQGKLLTSAVVSGVSADGNIYYDAAAHSDAVLNAVDWIHVMAYDGGDGERHSSYDFAVNSAAYWCGTRKMPAGKVVLGVPFYGRPGWAGYGDILAADPDAGNKDHAMVSGMDVWYNGISTIEKKAAYARNNLGGIMIWELTQDTDDSGKSLLSAIGRGIQ from the coding sequence ATGGACAAACGGAAAACAGGCATTTTTCTTCTCATATTCCTGCTTGGACTCATAGCCGGATTCCTGCTCTCCAGCGCGGTGAGAGGACATGCAGCCGCAGATACTTCCGGTTCCCGGATATCCGGCAGACAGGAAAACGTCCCCCTTATAACCACCGGAGAGGACTCAGCACTCCCGGCTTCCCCGGAACAAGCTGCCGTCAGCATATCTGCTCCCCAGGCCATCCTGACCTCCGGACCGTCCTATCCTGAGTGGGACAAAAACACCACCTATACAGGCGGCGATCAGGTGGTCTGCGGCGGTAAAATATATATAGCCAGGTGGTGGACCTTAGGGGAGCTTCCAGGGCAGGCCGATGTGTGGGAAGCCGCTCCGCAGACGCCCCCTCCCGCAGATTCCCAGGCCGCTCCCAAAGCCGGCGCCTCATCCCCGGTAAAGGTGGTGGGTTATTACCCTGACTGGAAATCCTACCAGCCCCAAAAGCTGCAGATGGATGTGCTGACCCACATCGCCTACGCATTTGCCATACCCACACCGGACAGCAGACTGCTCCCCCTGGAAAACCCGGAAACAGCAGTCCGCCTGATAGAGGATGCCCATAAAAACCAGGTCAAGGTCTTATTAGCTGTGGGCGGATGGAGCTATAACGGTGCCGAGCTGGAACCAGTCTTCGTGAGCGCCACTTCAACCAGTGAAAAAACCAGGCAGCTGGGTAATGAAATACTGGCCATGTGCAATGAGTACGGGTTTGACGGCGTGGACATGGACTGGGAGCATCCCAGGGTAGACGGGCCCTCCAAGGACCAGTACCAGGAGCTGATTCTTTACCTGGCAGACGCGCTCCATGCCCAGGGAAAGCTTCTGACCAGCGCTGTCGTCAGCGGGGTCAGCGCAGACGGCAATATTTATTATGATGCCGCGGCCCATAGCGATGCCGTGTTAAACGCAGTGGACTGGATTCATGTTATGGCCTATGACGGCGGTGACGGGGAACGCCATTCTTCCTATGACTTTGCAGTAAACAGCGCCGCCTACTGGTGCGGCACAAGAAAAATGCCGGCCGGTAAAGTGGTGCTGGGTGTTCCCTTCTACGGACGTCCCGGCTGGGCCGGTTACGGGGATATCCTGGCCGCTGACCCGGATGCCGGGAATAAAGACCATGCCATGGTGAGTGGAATGGATGTCTGGTATAACGGCATTTCCACCATTGAAAAAAAGGCCGCGTACGCCAGGAATAACCTGGGCGGAATCATGATATGGGAACTGACCCAGGACACGGACGATTCCGGCAAAAGCCTTCTGTCAGCCATCGGAAGGGGCATACAATGA
- a CDS encoding DUF5714 domain-containing protein, whose protein sequence is MEEQTTGCLVCGAPLEYFPSQIEMECTYCHKTFMSNARCVNGHFICDSCHEQMGLRVIEDICRHTDSKDPVAIMKKIILSPYIYMHGPEHHVLVGSALLAAYKNAGGELDLDAALEEMRNRGAQVPGGICGLWGTCGAAVSTGIFVSLITGASPLSGKEWGLCNEMTSRSLGAIAKTGGPRCCKRDSYTAILEAVDFVGEKFGIWMERPKKTVCGLYGRNEQCLKEKCPYNPQG, encoded by the coding sequence ATGGAAGAACAAACAACGGGATGCCTGGTATGCGGTGCGCCGCTGGAATATTTCCCGAGTCAGATTGAAATGGAATGTACCTACTGTCACAAAACATTTATGAGCAATGCCAGATGTGTGAACGGTCACTTTATCTGCGACAGCTGCCATGAGCAGATGGGCCTGCGTGTCATTGAAGATATATGCAGGCATACAGACAGCAAGGATCCGGTGGCAATCATGAAGAAAATCATCCTGTCTCCCTATATCTATATGCATGGACCGGAGCACCATGTGCTGGTGGGCTCCGCGCTTCTGGCTGCCTATAAGAACGCCGGGGGAGAACTGGATTTGGACGCGGCCCTGGAAGAAATGAGGAACAGAGGGGCACAGGTGCCGGGAGGTATCTGCGGTTTGTGGGGAACCTGCGGGGCTGCTGTGAGTACAGGTATTTTTGTCAGCCTGATTACAGGGGCCTCACCCTTAAGCGGAAAAGAGTGGGGGCTTTGCAATGAGATGACCTCCAGAAGCCTTGGGGCTATTGCCAAAACAGGGGGACCCAGATGCTGTAAACGGGATTCCTACACAGCCATACTGGAGGCAGTGGATTTTGTGGGGGAGAAATTCGGGATATGGATGGAGCGGCCCAAAAAGACAGTATGCGGATTGTACGGCCGGAATGAACAGTGCCTGAAGGAAAAATGTCCTTACAATCCGCAGGGATAA
- a CDS encoding DEAD/DEAH box helicase: protein MQEDTLKQFLPATESWFRKTFGEPTKIQREAWPAIADGKHVLVSAPTGTGKTLSAFLVFIDQLGGLAERGELKEELYVIYVSPLKSLAGDIRENLRKPLEGIGAEAPGESKAESRPGNPSIGQIQTAIRTGDTPQKERQRMVKHPPHILIITPESLYLMLTSKSGRQVLKTAKAIILDEIHALIDTKRGAHLMLSVARLDKLCGRRLQRIGLSATIEPLELAAAYLSPEPAVICAPSMDKQVDIQVIGTAPAVGRRKDPVWEELGMAVYRQCLSCKSVIAFSEGRRYVEKLAYYVNLLGGDGFARVHHGSLSKEQRDEVERDLREGRLRLLCATSSMELGIDVGDVEQVLQVGCPRTISSTMQRLGRAGHNPGRVSVMYMYPRTAPESVYCGMTAQVARRGGVERANPPRMCLDVLAQHLVSMASGESYSIDDVMDVLERSYPFYQVTRKDVEDVLAMLAGDYEHSREIPVRPRILYDRIHGRVAGDVYSRMLATAAGGTIPDKGMYAAKTEDGVKLGELDEEFVYESRIGDRFMLGSFGWRVVRQDKDSVIVTQAPAEGARLPFWKGETKGRDLRTSLAFGRILGELEKACREGELEKALEKLGLDESASVHASGFITRQIQATEGLPDDRTIVVEHFKDSTGSHQVMVHALFGRRVNGPLSLVLRHMIRNTMGMDVGSVDEEDGFLLYPYGREQLPEGLLFQINPDQVRPVLEAILPDTPLFGMTFRYNAARALMMGMKRNGRQPLWMQRLKSTEMLSSLMDQPDHPLIRETKRECLEHQWDISGVMEILARIRSGFITVREIWLDVPSPMSLPFQWQAEAEEMYEYSPVTPKIRQTVQEDLKKALLKPTPEELSRGWSRRKMPENEEELHSLLMMEGDLEAGELDIPADWLEALARQGLACYVEPGIWIAAEHEDEYMRALQQQDEEAAMHIVRRMLYYRGGQTAVDVRERYFLSEEMTEALLDKLCRCKKAVEDQGVYYHEKLYERAREGHIRILRSQTATQPASHYAALMAARAVTHSTAEEQLREAVEKGCRKPCPVRFWENVYFARRVERYGASLLDRLLAQGDYFWRMSPEGTLCFCSYEDIDWEASAGAETAGLKGDELLMYQELKRRGASFLKFLTKIPKEGSAQEVLLSLAEKGLVCADSFVPVRQWQNQDKVKKVAVRQRVNTRVMALSAGRWDIVRPVRKYGPEEWLEQFFDENMILCRETFRKSVQAVSDSPYVQTGEDGKKWEWSWAQALEILRIWEYTGRIRRGYFVEGMSGAQFVRGEDYDAVTGALREPDDHTVWLNGTDPALVWGKVLELPEKCGFLAVAGTAVALKAGKLAAVMERQGRVLRICDAEDMKEVMAEFVRAFKQGAIYPEQKRLVLKEYPAEAAEALQHAGYMREMKDYVIYK from the coding sequence ATGCAAGAGGATACCCTTAAACAATTCCTGCCAGCCACTGAAAGCTGGTTTAGGAAAACATTTGGAGAACCCACCAAAATACAGAGAGAAGCATGGCCCGCCATTGCTGACGGAAAGCACGTGCTGGTAAGCGCTCCAACCGGTACAGGAAAGACCCTTTCAGCTTTCCTGGTGTTCATAGACCAGTTGGGCGGACTGGCTGAGAGGGGGGAACTTAAGGAGGAGCTGTATGTGATATATGTGTCTCCCCTTAAGTCTCTGGCGGGGGACATCAGGGAAAATTTACGCAAACCTTTGGAGGGGATCGGAGCGGAAGCTCCCGGGGAAAGCAAAGCGGAAAGCAGACCGGGTAATCCATCCATAGGGCAGATTCAGACCGCCATCCGTACCGGGGACACGCCTCAGAAAGAGCGCCAGAGGATGGTAAAGCATCCGCCCCACATCCTAATTATCACTCCGGAATCCCTTTATCTCATGCTGACATCCAAATCCGGCCGACAGGTGTTAAAGACTGCAAAAGCAATTATTTTGGACGAGATTCACGCCCTCATAGACACCAAGAGGGGGGCGCATCTGATGCTGTCAGTGGCCAGGCTGGATAAACTTTGCGGCCGCAGGCTTCAGAGAATTGGCCTGTCAGCCACCATTGAGCCGTTGGAGCTTGCGGCCGCCTACCTGTCCCCGGAACCGGCCGTTATCTGTGCACCTTCCATGGATAAACAGGTGGATATACAGGTTATTGGTACGGCCCCTGCTGTGGGAAGGCGGAAGGATCCGGTATGGGAAGAGCTGGGAATGGCAGTATACCGCCAGTGCTTAAGCTGTAAGAGTGTAATTGCATTTTCCGAAGGAAGGCGTTATGTGGAAAAGCTGGCATACTATGTAAATCTGTTGGGCGGGGACGGGTTTGCCAGAGTCCACCACGGAAGTCTGTCAAAGGAACAGAGGGATGAGGTGGAACGGGATTTAAGAGAGGGGAGGCTGAGACTGTTATGTGCCACGTCGTCCATGGAACTGGGCATTGACGTGGGGGATGTGGAGCAGGTTCTGCAGGTCGGATGCCCCCGCACCATTTCCAGCACCATGCAGCGCCTGGGCCGGGCCGGCCATAATCCGGGCCGGGTCAGCGTCATGTATATGTATCCCAGGACTGCGCCCGAATCAGTATACTGCGGCATGACCGCACAAGTGGCCCGCCGTGGAGGCGTGGAACGGGCCAATCCTCCGCGCATGTGTCTGGATGTACTGGCCCAGCATTTGGTTTCCATGGCTTCGGGAGAGAGCTACAGCATAGATGATGTGATGGATGTGCTGGAGCGGTCGTATCCATTTTACCAGGTGACCAGGAAGGATGTGGAGGACGTCCTTGCCATGCTGGCAGGAGATTACGAACACAGCCGGGAGATACCGGTGCGTCCGAGGATTTTGTATGACCGGATTCACGGCCGGGTGGCTGGGGATGTTTACAGCCGTATGCTGGCCACGGCAGCGGGAGGGACCATACCCGACAAAGGGATGTACGCAGCCAAAACAGAGGACGGGGTGAAGTTAGGAGAGCTGGATGAGGAATTTGTCTATGAATCCAGGATCGGGGACCGGTTCATGCTGGGGTCCTTTGGCTGGCGTGTGGTCCGTCAGGATAAGGACTCTGTTATCGTGACCCAGGCCCCGGCCGAAGGCGCCAGACTTCCATTCTGGAAAGGGGAGACAAAGGGAAGAGATCTTAGAACCAGTCTTGCCTTTGGCCGTATATTAGGAGAGCTGGAGAAGGCATGCCGTGAGGGAGAGCTGGAAAAAGCTCTGGAGAAACTGGGATTAGACGAGTCTGCGTCGGTCCATGCGTCCGGATTTATAACACGTCAGATTCAGGCCACAGAAGGACTGCCTGATGACAGAACCATAGTGGTGGAGCATTTTAAGGACAGTACAGGAAGCCACCAGGTCATGGTCCATGCTCTGTTTGGAAGACGGGTAAATGGTCCGCTGTCCCTCGTCCTGCGTCATATGATACGCAATACCATGGGGATGGATGTGGGGAGTGTGGATGAGGAGGATGGCTTCCTTCTGTATCCATATGGCAGGGAGCAATTGCCGGAAGGACTTTTATTCCAAATCAACCCGGACCAGGTACGGCCGGTGCTGGAAGCAATCCTGCCTGATACGCCTCTGTTCGGCATGACATTCCGCTACAATGCTGCCCGCGCCCTGATGATGGGCATGAAACGGAACGGGCGCCAGCCGCTTTGGATGCAGCGTCTTAAGAGCACGGAAATGTTAAGCTCCCTGATGGACCAGCCGGACCATCCGCTGATTCGTGAGACAAAACGGGAATGTCTGGAACACCAGTGGGATATCAGCGGAGTGATGGAGATACTGGCCAGGATCCGTTCCGGCTTCATTACGGTCAGAGAAATCTGGCTGGATGTCCCTTCTCCCATGTCTCTGCCCTTCCAGTGGCAGGCAGAGGCAGAAGAGATGTATGAGTACTCACCGGTGACGCCTAAAATCCGCCAGACCGTGCAGGAAGATTTGAAAAAAGCATTGCTTAAGCCCACACCAGAGGAACTGTCCAGGGGATGGTCACGGAGAAAAATGCCGGAAAATGAGGAAGAGCTCCATTCGCTTCTCATGATGGAGGGAGATTTGGAGGCAGGAGAGCTGGATATACCTGCTGACTGGCTGGAGGCCCTGGCCCGGCAGGGACTGGCCTGTTATGTGGAGCCGGGAATATGGATAGCGGCAGAACATGAGGACGAATATATGAGGGCATTGCAGCAGCAGGATGAGGAAGCCGCAATGCACATTGTCCGGCGCATGCTCTATTACCGCGGCGGTCAGACTGCGGTGGATGTAAGGGAACGGTATTTTCTGTCTGAGGAGATGACAGAGGCGCTTTTAGATAAACTATGCCGCTGCAAAAAAGCAGTGGAGGACCAGGGCGTATACTATCACGAAAAGCTCTATGAGAGGGCCAGGGAAGGCCATATACGCATCCTGCGCAGTCAGACAGCCACGCAGCCCGCATCTCATTACGCCGCGCTGATGGCAGCCAGGGCAGTGACACATTCCACGGCAGAAGAACAGTTAAGGGAAGCCGTGGAAAAAGGATGCAGAAAGCCATGCCCTGTACGCTTTTGGGAAAATGTGTACTTTGCCAGGCGGGTGGAGCGGTATGGAGCCAGTCTTCTGGACCGGCTGCTGGCCCAGGGGGACTATTTCTGGAGAATGTCGCCGGAAGGAACCCTTTGTTTTTGCAGCTATGAGGATATAGACTGGGAGGCATCTGCCGGGGCAGAGACAGCAGGGCTTAAGGGCGATGAGCTTCTCATGTACCAGGAGTTAAAGCGCAGAGGAGCCAGTTTTCTTAAATTCCTTACAAAAATACCAAAGGAAGGCAGCGCCCAGGAAGTATTGTTAAGTCTGGCTGAAAAGGGCCTGGTATGTGCAGACAGTTTTGTGCCTGTAAGGCAATGGCAGAATCAGGACAAGGTAAAGAAAGTTGCTGTGAGACAACGTGTGAATACCAGGGTCATGGCACTGTCAGCTGGGCGGTGGGATATAGTAAGGCCGGTAAGAAAATATGGACCGGAGGAATGGCTGGAGCAGTTTTTTGATGAAAATATGATTCTGTGCCGTGAGACTTTTAGAAAGTCTGTACAGGCTGTGTCAGACTCGCCCTATGTCCAGACCGGAGAAGATGGAAAAAAATGGGAGTGGAGCTGGGCCCAGGCATTGGAAATTCTTCGTATCTGGGAATATACAGGCCGCATCCGCAGAGGTTATTTTGTAGAGGGGATGTCGGGAGCCCAATTTGTCCGCGGAGAGGATTATGATGCCGTGACCGGCGCATTGAGGGAGCCGGATGACCATACGGTATGGTTAAACGGAACAGATCCGGCCCTGGTGTGGGGAAAAGTTCTGGAACTACCTGAAAAATGTGGATTTCTGGCAGTGGCCGGAACAGCGGTGGCCCTGAAGGCGGGAAAGCTGGCTGCTGTAATGGAACGTCAGGGCAGAGTACTGCGTATTTGCGATGCCGAAGATATGAAGGAAGTGATGGCGGAATTTGTCCGTGCGTTCAAGCAGGGAGCCATATATCCGGAACAAAAGAGGCTTGTATTGAAAGAGTATCCGGCGGAGGCGGCAGAGGCTTTGCAGCATGCAGGATATATGCGGGAAATGAAGGATTATGTAATATATAAGTAG
- a CDS encoding GNAT family N-acetyltransferase produces MDYKIRTISEGEESLLQDFLYQAVFVPEGVPAPPKSIISQPELQIYITGFGTKKDDIGLVAEVNKKAVGAVWVRIMNDYGHIDNATPSIAVSLYKDYRGLGIGTALMKEMLRILKDRGYKQASLSVQKANYAVNMYQKTGFEIVDEKGEEYSMLCRL; encoded by the coding sequence ATGGACTACAAAATCAGAACAATATCAGAGGGAGAAGAAAGCCTGCTTCAAGATTTTTTGTACCAGGCTGTCTTTGTGCCGGAGGGAGTGCCTGCACCGCCCAAATCCATTATCAGTCAGCCGGAATTGCAGATATATATAACCGGCTTCGGGACGAAAAAAGACGATATTGGTTTGGTTGCAGAGGTTAATAAAAAGGCTGTGGGCGCTGTTTGGGTACGCATTATGAATGATTACGGACATATAGATAATGCCACTCCGTCTATTGCAGTTTCCCTGTATAAAGATTACCGTGGATTGGGAATAGGTACAGCTTTAATGAAAGAAATGCTCCGTATTCTGAAAGACAGAGGATATAAGCAGGCGTCACTTTCCGTACAAAAAGCAAATTATGCTGTGAATATGTATCAAAAAACAGGATTTGAAATTGTGGATGAAAAAGGGGAAGAATATAGTATGCTTTGCCGTCTGTGA